In Reinekea thalattae, a genomic segment contains:
- a CDS encoding YihY family inner membrane protein: MRINQKRLFTFLKAELPTMNQIGQRASVLTLTTLFALVPMVSGILWFISLLPGFQEQVLTQLEQLLSYLVPEQAIAWRTRFALWSDDVQHLKTISVLMFFASIVFLVNRIDSALYAIFRVDQHKPRGRMRWLHYLWLMPALMSGVSLLVIITMLLQIALGTGLLLLIPNANLTSIPIMWLLLWLSYQFASRGTASKKANLAVAFLVTAAFYILKVLFAWLYVTLPNWSLIYGMFSAIPLFLLWCQTAWSLFLYGALVLKWLSHSKRQQLSDATI; encoded by the coding sequence TTGCGAATTAATCAAAAACGCCTGTTTACATTTTTAAAAGCAGAATTGCCAACCATGAATCAAATTGGCCAGAGAGCCAGCGTATTAACCTTGACAACGCTATTTGCGTTGGTGCCAATGGTCAGTGGTATTTTATGGTTTATTAGTCTGTTGCCGGGTTTTCAGGAGCAGGTGTTAACACAGTTGGAACAGTTGCTGTCTTATTTGGTGCCAGAACAGGCGATCGCATGGCGAACTCGATTTGCTCTATGGAGCGATGATGTTCAGCATCTTAAAACCATCTCGGTGCTAATGTTTTTTGCCTCAATCGTTTTTCTTGTGAATCGTATCGACAGTGCTTTGTACGCTATTTTTCGTGTCGATCAACATAAACCACGTGGCCGCATGCGTTGGCTGCACTATCTGTGGTTGATGCCAGCATTAATGAGTGGCGTGTCATTATTAGTGATCATCACGATGTTACTGCAAATAGCATTAGGAACAGGGCTGTTGTTGCTGATTCCGAATGCCAACCTGACATCCATTCCTATTATGTGGCTGCTGTTGTGGCTAAGTTATCAGTTTGCCAGCCGCGGTACGGCTTCGAAGAAGGCTAATTTGGCGGTAGCGTTCTTGGTCACAGCAGCTTTCTATATTCTTAAGGTTTTGTTTGCTTGGCTCTATGTGACCTTGCCGAATTGGTCGCTAATCTACGGTATGTTTTCAGCCATCCCTCTGTTTTTACTGTGGTGCCAAACTGCGTGGAGTTTATTTTTATATGGCGCGTTGGTGCTAAAGTGGTTAAGCCATTCCAAACGCCAACAATTAAGCGATGCCACAATTTAA
- the arsC gene encoding arsenate reductase (glutaredoxin) (This arsenate reductase requires both glutathione and glutaredoxin to convert arsenate to arsenite, after which the efflux transporter formed by ArsA and ArsB can extrude the arsenite from the cell, providing resistance.) gives MKATIYHNPRCSKSRQALALLKSHGIEPEVVEYLKSPLDSSELNKLLDLLSIEPHHLLRSKEAEYKTLGLSKSSTRNEIIEAIVTAPKLMERPIVITAKGARIGRPTEAIEAIL, from the coding sequence ATGAAAGCGACTATTTATCACAACCCGCGTTGTTCTAAATCTCGACAGGCACTTGCCCTGTTAAAAAGCCACGGCATAGAACCTGAAGTTGTAGAGTATTTAAAATCACCACTGGACAGCAGCGAACTCAATAAGCTTTTGGATCTGTTAAGCATTGAACCTCACCATCTTTTACGATCCAAAGAGGCTGAATACAAAACACTTGGATTATCAAAATCCTCAACACGCAATGAAATAATCGAAGCGATTGTTACAGCACCCAAACTAATGGAACGACCCATTGTCATAACCGCTAAAGGCGCTCGCATCGGTCGCCCGACAGAAGCCATTGAAGCTATTTTATAA
- a CDS encoding DUF2069 domain-containing protein, whose amino-acid sequence MNKAQVNLNKKIKLHFWLFLLSTMASVFVAGPSLINTEFVHWLATGFAWAVISTLPLLAFLPAIIRPSTSSLTWLSYLLLGYLVWAIIKVFTPAQAAVGIVMVTFNLTTFTYILLWVQTAKKIENAKAKPRTTTKTKR is encoded by the coding sequence ATGAACAAAGCACAAGTGAACCTTAATAAAAAAATCAAACTGCATTTTTGGTTATTTTTACTTTCCACCATGGCCTCGGTATTTGTTGCTGGCCCTTCACTGATCAACACTGAATTCGTCCATTGGCTGGCGACTGGTTTCGCTTGGGCGGTTATTTCTACGCTGCCATTATTAGCCTTTCTGCCTGCTATTATACGGCCATCAACCAGCAGCCTTACCTGGTTAAGCTATCTGCTACTAGGCTACTTGGTGTGGGCAATTATCAAAGTCTTTACCCCGGCTCAAGCTGCGGTAGGCATTGTCATGGTTACCTTTAACCTGACTACATTCACTTACATTTTACTGTGGGTGCAGACCGCTAAAAAAATAGAGAACGCAAAAGCCAAGCCTCGCACTACCACAAAAACAAAACGCTAA
- a CDS encoding GlxA family transcriptional regulator has translation MKIAFVLFPQILTTGVSLPAEMYNAAAQAQGDYRGRELSLHFIAQAKGSVQTSAGIQLVAQEDFSGDQRFDWIFVPPMWGTPWKSLSNSQDLQAFLVRQYNAGARLVATGSGVGHLAQAGLLHHRVATTHWYYLPRFQAKFTDVLFQPEHFITHQDGIYCAGSINAQTELVLYFIKLQFGEKSLALVEQQFMHELKRTFATPFYEPGGKLNPDEVVSLAQSWLRTHMADAVSIADAAAYVGQSERQLRRRFQAATQESPQQYLSRIRIEESQSMLRETNANVADIASACGYLNVAYFSASFKRHTNMTPSDYRKVVRNKGFSA, from the coding sequence ATGAAAATAGCTTTTGTGTTGTTTCCGCAAATATTAACCACCGGAGTGTCTCTGCCCGCAGAAATGTATAACGCGGCAGCCCAAGCTCAAGGCGATTACCGTGGTCGAGAGCTGTCACTGCATTTTATTGCGCAAGCCAAAGGCTCGGTGCAAACCTCGGCGGGTATTCAGCTGGTTGCGCAGGAAGACTTTTCTGGCGACCAACGGTTTGATTGGATTTTTGTGCCGCCAATGTGGGGCACACCGTGGAAGTCACTGAGCAATAGCCAAGACCTGCAAGCCTTTTTGGTTCGTCAATATAATGCTGGCGCGCGCCTAGTGGCGACCGGTTCTGGCGTCGGCCATTTAGCTCAAGCTGGCTTATTGCATCATCGAGTCGCAACAACTCACTGGTATTATTTGCCTCGCTTTCAAGCCAAATTTACGGATGTGTTGTTCCAACCAGAGCACTTTATTACGCATCAGGACGGTATTTACTGTGCCGGCTCGATCAATGCTCAAACCGAACTGGTGCTGTACTTTATCAAGTTGCAGTTCGGTGAAAAGTCATTGGCATTGGTTGAACAGCAATTCATGCACGAATTAAAGCGCACCTTTGCAACACCCTTTTATGAGCCTGGTGGCAAACTCAATCCTGATGAGGTTGTGAGCTTGGCGCAAAGCTGGCTAAGAACGCACATGGCTGATGCTGTTTCTATAGCCGATGCCGCAGCCTATGTCGGGCAATCTGAACGGCAATTAAGGCGGCGTTTTCAGGCGGCAACGCAGGAGTCACCGCAGCAGTATTTAAGTCGTATTCGTATTGAAGAGTCGCAAAGTATGCTGCGTGAAACTAATGCTAACGTTGCAGATATCGCCAGTGCCTGCGGTTATTTAAATGTGGCTTATTTTTCTGCTTCTTTTAAGCGTCATACTAATATGACGCCGAGCGATTATCGCAAAGTAGTGCGTAATAAGGGCTTTTCTGCTTAG
- a CDS encoding beta-ketoacyl synthase: MKKLPVIVGFGGVNAAGRSSMHHGHKRLVHEALSDDQMQSTWQSLATQMGLDSQRDDLKEAILAGTLIRRIESSHYDVDAVDTGKKTQLTPNTALQFQIKKMQLPQTLPANWKIISEQDRLVTVEVEGDLDVIIPDNYTSKVSSAGQLPTGFNPGSLYNSAHQPRALQMTVYGASDAVQSIGIEWQQIMQSVSPEHVSVYAGSSISQVDQFGMKGLFQAGYNGKRTTSKMMPLAMPEMPADFINSYIINSVGNTGSNAGACATFLYNLRQGITDIQAGNCRVAIVGNAEAPITPEIMEGFRVMGALAEDEQLKALDDSEQADNRRACRPFSANAGFTMAESAQFLILMDDELAMDLGATVFGSVADVFVNADANKKSISGPGVGNYVTMARATALANAVLQDDLHKTFVMAHGTGTPQNRVTESKILNDIAATFKIDQWAVSAVKSYLGHSLGPAAGDQITAALGVWHTGLIPGIKSIDHIADDVETENLSILMDHQAVGDQGEQMLGAVINSKGFGGNNASALILSPEKTKQLLKQRHGEKALSSYLTKNEAVVEQQAAFDQHACTSGVDVIYSFGESVMGDDDIKMTQNSIKLSEFEREIELPNSNPFID; encoded by the coding sequence ATGAAAAAACTGCCGGTTATTGTTGGCTTTGGTGGCGTAAACGCCGCTGGCCGTAGTTCGATGCACCATGGACATAAACGCTTAGTACATGAAGCGCTCAGTGATGATCAAATGCAGTCCACATGGCAAAGCTTAGCGACCCAGATGGGCCTTGATAGTCAGCGTGACGATTTAAAAGAAGCCATCTTAGCCGGTACATTGATTCGCCGTATTGAATCCAGCCATTATGATGTTGATGCCGTAGACACTGGCAAAAAAACTCAGCTGACGCCCAATACAGCCTTACAATTCCAAATTAAAAAGATGCAGCTACCGCAAACCTTACCGGCTAACTGGAAGATTATTAGCGAACAGGATCGTCTCGTTACTGTTGAGGTTGAAGGCGATCTGGATGTCATTATTCCAGATAACTACACCTCAAAAGTAAGCTCCGCTGGCCAGCTGCCAACCGGCTTTAATCCTGGCTCACTTTATAATTCAGCGCATCAACCACGGGCACTACAAATGACCGTGTATGGCGCTTCCGATGCAGTACAGTCAATCGGTATCGAGTGGCAACAGATCATGCAATCGGTCTCGCCTGAACATGTTTCGGTCTATGCGGGCTCATCGATTAGCCAAGTAGATCAATTCGGTATGAAAGGCCTGTTCCAAGCCGGTTATAACGGCAAACGGACAACATCGAAAATGATGCCGCTGGCCATGCCTGAAATGCCTGCCGACTTTATTAACAGCTATATCATCAACAGCGTCGGCAATACCGGCTCCAATGCTGGTGCTTGCGCAACCTTTTTATACAACCTTCGCCAAGGTATTACCGATATTCAGGCTGGCAATTGCCGTGTTGCGATTGTCGGTAATGCAGAAGCACCGATTACGCCAGAGATCATGGAAGGCTTCCGAGTCATGGGCGCATTGGCCGAAGATGAACAACTTAAAGCATTAGACGACAGCGAGCAGGCAGACAATCGCCGAGCCTGTCGTCCATTCTCTGCCAATGCTGGTTTTACCATGGCTGAGTCCGCTCAATTTTTAATCCTAATGGATGATGAACTAGCCATGGATCTAGGAGCGACAGTCTTTGGTTCTGTGGCGGATGTGTTTGTTAATGCCGATGCCAATAAAAAATCTATCTCAGGCCCTGGTGTTGGTAATTACGTCACCATGGCGCGCGCCACTGCATTGGCTAATGCCGTGCTGCAAGACGACTTACATAAAACCTTTGTCATGGCTCACGGCACTGGCACACCGCAAAACCGAGTCACCGAATCAAAAATCCTAAACGATATTGCCGCCACCTTTAAAATCGATCAGTGGGCTGTTTCGGCGGTTAAATCTTATCTTGGCCATTCTCTTGGGCCTGCGGCAGGTGACCAAATCACAGCAGCGCTAGGTGTTTGGCATACCGGTTTAATACCGGGCATTAAGTCGATTGACCACATTGCCGACGATGTTGAGACTGAGAACCTATCGATACTGATGGATCACCAAGCCGTTGGCGACCAGGGCGAACAGATGCTCGGCGCAGTGATTAATTCCAAAGGTTTTGGTGGTAATAACGCCAGCGCGTTGATCTTATCACCTGAAAAAACCAAACAGCTGCTAAAACAACGTCACGGTGAAAAAGCATTGTCGTCTTACTTAACAAAGAATGAAGCGGTTGTTGAACAACAAGCGGCTTTTGATCAGCATGCATGCACTAGCGGCGTTGATGTTATCTATTCGTTTGGCGAATCTGTGATGGGCGATGACGATATTAAAATGACTCAAAACAGCATCAAGTTGAGTGAGTTTGAACGAGAAATCGAATTGCCCAATAGCAATCCGTTCATCGATTAA
- the hda gene encoding DnaA regulatory inactivator Hda: protein MSSATINSQIPLHMSYREDAVFEDFLPGQNAVAVGLLRQSLANLSEHLIYLWGAQGSGVSHLLQASVNDLQLQGLNVVYLPLSQCHEYGPEALDGLEQLDAVAIDDIELIAEDSAWQEGLFHFYNQMRDSGRLLLVGAQSSPLQANYTLADLKSRLSSGLTLQLLTMSDEERIDWVIWKGRRRGLVIERDVAEFLIVRHNQNMHKMVQTFDHLDQASLAEQRRLTIPFVKQVLGW from the coding sequence GTGTCATCAGCGACGATTAACTCGCAAATACCTTTGCATATGAGCTATAGAGAAGATGCCGTCTTTGAAGATTTTCTACCGGGCCAGAATGCGGTTGCGGTCGGTCTTTTACGGCAGAGTCTGGCGAATTTAAGTGAGCATCTCATTTATCTTTGGGGTGCTCAGGGCAGTGGTGTCAGCCATCTGCTGCAAGCATCAGTCAATGATCTACAGCTGCAGGGGTTAAACGTTGTCTATTTGCCATTAAGTCAATGTCATGAATATGGCCCTGAGGCTTTAGATGGATTAGAGCAGTTAGATGCCGTCGCAATTGATGATATCGAACTTATTGCCGAAGATAGTGCATGGCAGGAAGGTCTGTTTCATTTTTATAACCAAATGCGAGACTCTGGGCGCTTACTGTTGGTCGGTGCTCAATCCAGCCCATTGCAAGCCAATTACACACTGGCCGATTTAAAGTCTCGGTTAAGTTCAGGCCTAACCTTACAGCTGTTAACGATGAGTGATGAAGAGCGCATTGATTGGGTGATCTGGAAAGGGCGTCGCCGAGGGTTAGTGATAGAGCGCGATGTTGCAGAGTTTTTAATTGTTCGGCATAACCAAAATATGCATAAGATGGTGCAAACCTTTGACCATTTGGATCAGGCATCGTTGGCAGAACAACGTCGTCTCACCATACCTTTTGTAAAGCAGGTATTGGGCTGGTAA
- a CDS encoding AI-2E family transporter, with protein sequence MQITDSQKWLLAIACLLLGWLLVSLSPILSPFLTALLLAYLGSPLVDRFESWKMSRTGAVAVSFLLFSVILSIMTLLLIPAVIQQIEYLITMLPSMGRWINQVAVPYLETALGIELIDYDWAELFQSLDWGATGNMLKAILTNLTQSGFAVAGFLANLVLIPVVTFYLLRDWKLIITKLSALVPRYYISTLSNIFAQCHEMLGGFFRGQLLVMVAQGVMYSIGLMLIGLDLGLLIGLLAGLVSIVPYLGSIIGISAGLIAAFFQFGDWLHILLVIVVFGVGQAIESTVLTPKLIGDRIGLHPVAVIFAVLAGGQLFGFTGVLLALPAAAILKVLLNRVHQSYRNSNLYEDLSKAPADVVSGETDEADSQ encoded by the coding sequence ATGCAAATAACGGATTCACAAAAATGGTTGTTAGCCATTGCTTGCCTGCTGTTGGGTTGGCTATTGGTTAGCCTATCACCAATCCTAAGCCCTTTTTTGACTGCGCTATTGTTAGCTTATCTTGGTAGCCCATTAGTCGATCGATTCGAGTCTTGGAAGATGTCCCGAACAGGCGCAGTCGCCGTGAGCTTTTTATTGTTCTCTGTTATCCTGAGTATCATGACATTGCTGCTGATACCTGCAGTGATTCAGCAAATTGAATACCTAATTACCATGTTACCTAGCATGGGCCGCTGGATTAATCAGGTTGCCGTTCCTTATTTGGAAACAGCCTTAGGTATCGAGCTGATCGATTACGATTGGGCAGAGCTGTTTCAAAGCCTCGACTGGGGCGCCACCGGTAATATGTTAAAAGCCATATTAACCAACCTGACGCAGTCTGGGTTTGCCGTCGCAGGCTTTCTTGCTAACTTGGTTTTGATTCCCGTTGTCACTTTTTATCTATTGCGTGATTGGAAGCTCATTATTACGAAGCTTTCGGCGTTAGTGCCGCGTTATTACATCAGCACTTTGAGTAATATCTTCGCCCAGTGTCACGAAATGCTCGGTGGATTTTTCCGCGGTCAATTACTGGTCATGGTTGCGCAGGGAGTGATGTACTCTATTGGCCTTATGTTGATTGGTTTAGATTTAGGCTTGTTGATTGGTTTACTAGCGGGCTTGGTTTCTATTGTGCCTTACTTAGGCTCGATTATTGGAATATCAGCAGGCCTTATCGCAGCATTTTTCCAGTTTGGTGATTGGTTGCATATTCTGTTGGTGATCGTGGTATTTGGTGTTGGTCAAGCCATCGAGTCGACAGTGTTAACCCCGAAATTGATTGGCGATCGCATCGGTTTGCATCCGGTGGCGGTCATCTTTGCTGTACTCGCCGGTGGGCAGCTGTTTGGCTTTACCGGTGTTTTGTTGGCCTTACCAGCAGCAGCCATATTGAAAGTACTGCTTAATCGTGTACATCAAAGCTATCGTAACAGTAATCTCTATGAAGACCTTTCTAAAGCACCAGCAGACGTCGTATCTGGTGAAACGGATGAGGCTGATAGTCAGTGA
- a CDS encoding DUF2066 domain-containing protein produces the protein MNFPNARIRTYHGLRALWVSVILCVATATSAWAATDVELYKDQEVISQNANQEEQDEAIRSAFERVLKRVTGRQDVVDDPALIDALENGSRYLSTFRFEASDEFFTNILGEQIPTKTMMLEFDDTAVNSLLIEYQLPVWGSRRPEVLVWLADRSQDREHIVSDADSGPIVATFDRLSSRLGLPYILPIMDLTDTLNMEFPNLYGLFSEDIEKASSRYTAEAVLAGRLDRQGSRYKADWLILFKGMRIPIETAEGSRLEVINAGLAAMAEQLSDQYAYLSDGSDASNIQVQVVDVHSAKTFADIDRYLGSVNLITQSTLAEIAEDKVTFNVMVSGTQQQLADLLSLDRKLAPELELTLEEQLDSTLVYRWIAY, from the coding sequence ATGAATTTTCCTAACGCTAGGATTCGAACTTATCATGGGCTTCGTGCTCTTTGGGTTAGCGTCATATTGTGTGTTGCCACTGCTACATCGGCATGGGCAGCGACAGACGTAGAGCTTTATAAAGATCAGGAAGTGATCAGCCAAAATGCCAATCAAGAAGAGCAAGATGAGGCCATTCGCAGTGCCTTTGAACGAGTACTGAAACGTGTCACAGGGCGTCAGGATGTTGTTGATGATCCAGCGTTGATCGATGCGCTAGAAAATGGCAGTCGTTATTTGAGTACTTTCCGCTTTGAAGCTTCTGATGAATTCTTCACTAATATTCTAGGTGAACAGATCCCAACCAAAACCATGATGTTGGAATTTGACGACACAGCGGTTAATTCCCTACTCATTGAATACCAGTTGCCGGTGTGGGGCAGCCGTCGGCCGGAAGTGTTGGTTTGGCTAGCGGATCGTTCACAAGATCGAGAGCACATTGTATCGGATGCAGATTCAGGACCGATTGTTGCGACCTTTGATCGTTTAAGCAGCCGATTGGGCTTGCCTTACATTTTGCCGATTATGGATTTGACTGACACGTTAAACATGGAGTTTCCAAATCTATATGGTTTGTTCTCGGAAGATATAGAAAAGGCGTCGAGCCGTTACACCGCCGAAGCGGTATTGGCTGGTCGATTGGATCGTCAAGGCAGCCGCTATAAGGCTGATTGGTTAATTTTATTTAAAGGAATGCGTATTCCTATTGAGACTGCAGAAGGTTCTCGACTTGAGGTCATTAATGCCGGTTTAGCCGCGATGGCTGAACAGTTGTCCGATCAATACGCTTACTTATCGGATGGTTCAGACGCAAGTAATATTCAAGTACAGGTTGTCGATGTGCATTCGGCAAAAACCTTTGCGGACATCGATCGTTATCTCGGCAGTGTTAATTTAATTACTCAGAGCACCTTGGCTGAAATCGCTGAAGATAAAGTGACCTTTAATGTCATGGTCAGTGGTACACAGCAACAGTTAGCGGATCTTTTATCGCTTGATCGAAAGTTAGCGCCTGAATTAGAGCTAACCTTAGAAGAGCAGCTCGACTCAACGCTGGTCTACCGATGGATAGCCTATTAA
- the purM gene encoding phosphoribosylformylglycinamidine cyclo-ligase: protein MTDQNKTSLSYKDAGVDIDAGNALVERIKGTVKATRRPEVLGGIGGFGALCRIPSHYKSPILVSGTDGVGTKLKLAMELDHHDTIGIDLVAMCVNDLIVLGAEPLYFLDYYATGKLSVDIASRVVAGIGEGCQQSNCALVGGETAEMPGMYEGDDYDLAGFCTGVVEESNIIDGSQVAAGDAVLGLASSGPHSNGYSLIRKVLEVSGCDASTEVIEGQTLAQALMAPTRIYVKPILELLKTQTVHAISHITGGGFWENLPRVLPDDLAVRIDANAWQRPAVFDWLQSQGNITDVEMLRTFNCGIGLVLVVKAADREAIQTTLESLGETVFNLGNIEPKEQDAVIIDGLKSA, encoded by the coding sequence ATGACAGATCAAAACAAGACTTCTCTTAGTTACAAAGATGCCGGTGTCGATATCGACGCAGGCAATGCTCTTGTTGAACGTATTAAAGGAACCGTTAAAGCCACTCGTCGCCCAGAAGTTCTTGGCGGTATCGGTGGCTTCGGTGCGTTATGTCGTATTCCCTCTCACTACAAAAGCCCGATTTTAGTATCTGGCACAGACGGTGTCGGTACCAAGTTAAAGCTTGCCATGGAGCTGGATCATCACGACACCATCGGTATTGATCTGGTAGCAATGTGCGTCAATGACCTCATTGTGCTTGGCGCCGAACCGCTCTACTTCTTAGATTATTACGCAACCGGCAAGCTCAGTGTTGATATCGCCAGCCGTGTCGTTGCTGGTATTGGTGAAGGCTGCCAGCAATCAAACTGCGCTTTAGTCGGTGGCGAGACCGCAGAAATGCCGGGCATGTACGAAGGTGACGACTACGATCTTGCTGGTTTTTGCACTGGCGTTGTCGAAGAAAGCAACATTATTGATGGCAGCCAAGTTGCTGCTGGCGATGCTGTTCTTGGCTTGGCATCTAGCGGTCCGCATTCCAACGGTTATTCACTGATCCGAAAAGTACTTGAAGTCTCTGGCTGTGATGCCAGTACCGAAGTCATCGAAGGTCAAACATTGGCGCAAGCACTGATGGCACCAACCCGCATCTACGTAAAACCGATATTGGAACTGTTAAAAACACAGACCGTACATGCAATCTCACACATTACCGGCGGTGGCTTCTGGGAGAACTTACCTCGAGTATTGCCTGACGATCTAGCGGTACGAATCGATGCCAATGCTTGGCAGCGCCCTGCCGTGTTCGACTGGTTACAAAGTCAAGGCAACATCACTGACGTTGAGATGCTACGCACCTTCAACTGCGGTATTGGTCTGGTGTTAGTGGTAAAAGCGGCAGATAGAGAAGCAATCCAAACAACACTAGAAAGCCTAGGCGAAACTGTATTTAACCTCGGTAACATTGAGCCTAAAGAACAGGACGCTGTCATTATCGACGGTTTAAAAAGCGCCTAA
- the purN gene encoding phosphoribosylglycinamide formyltransferase: MKQPAVMKRLVVLISGGGSNLQTLLDACQRGDINGQVVAVISNRPDVRGLIRAEQAGADALCIDHTEYDSREAFDEQLRQHIDDYQPDYVILAGFMRILTASFVNHFLGKMVNIHPSLLPKYPGLDTHQRAIDANDSHAGATVHFVTPELDGGPLIMQSSVTLEPSDTAASLAKRVLATEHQLYPRVVQLLCQDKLKLIDNIAYYDQTPIHVPLQLDHTRTSS; the protein is encoded by the coding sequence ATGAAACAACCTGCAGTCATGAAAAGATTAGTTGTATTAATCAGTGGCGGCGGCAGCAATCTACAAACCTTGCTGGACGCCTGCCAACGCGGCGATATTAACGGCCAAGTTGTCGCGGTGATTTCTAATCGCCCCGATGTACGAGGCCTTATCCGAGCAGAGCAAGCGGGTGCCGATGCGCTCTGTATTGACCATACTGAATACGACAGCCGAGAGGCTTTCGATGAACAGTTGCGTCAACACATTGATGACTACCAGCCAGATTACGTCATCCTAGCGGGCTTTATGCGTATTTTAACGGCTTCCTTCGTTAACCATTTTTTGGGAAAAATGGTTAATATTCATCCGTCCTTATTGCCTAAATACCCCGGCTTAGATACGCATCAGCGTGCAATCGATGCAAACGACTCACACGCTGGCGCGACTGTGCACTTTGTGACGCCTGAATTGGATGGCGGTCCACTAATCATGCAATCGAGCGTCACCCTTGAGCCAAGCGACACTGCTGCAAGCCTAGCGAAACGTGTGCTGGCAACCGAACATCAGCTTTACCCAAGAGTGGTTCAACTGCTTTGCCAAGATAAACTGAAGCTAATCGACAATATTGCATACTATGACCAAACGCCTATTCATGTTCCGTTACAGTTAGACCATACTAGAACCTCTAGCTAG
- a CDS encoding DUF3108 domain-containing protein: MGLELWKTANPISNKALALLLGTLITLTCLPSTLQANEIDPRMSSYKAEVDAVRFGAIDIKAKGELRFNLADDGDWDLTISIKGGPLKSYERSVGEHLNNQFRPLSFKRDVRFLFVKEKIQWQFDWPNQKVTGKVQKDDRSHALTDILHDPISFQVAMRQALMSGEQAYNTQFLRYSRPDDLSFRVVGEETIRIAGQSINTLVVEQTKPRRKNELKRIWVSPEHDYIALRFATYKEGKLAEDFYVTKLWINDKAVDFAS; the protein is encoded by the coding sequence ATGGGCTTAGAGTTATGGAAGACGGCAAATCCGATTAGCAATAAAGCGCTCGCTTTACTGTTAGGCACACTGATTACGCTCACCTGCTTACCCAGTACGCTACAGGCAAATGAGATCGACCCACGCATGTCGAGCTACAAAGCTGAGGTTGACGCTGTACGTTTCGGCGCGATTGATATAAAAGCCAAAGGTGAACTGCGCTTTAATTTGGCAGACGATGGCGACTGGGATTTGACCATTAGTATTAAAGGCGGCCCATTAAAGTCTTACGAACGCTCTGTTGGCGAGCACCTAAATAACCAGTTTCGCCCACTCAGTTTTAAAAGAGACGTTCGCTTTCTGTTCGTTAAAGAAAAAATTCAATGGCAATTCGACTGGCCCAACCAAAAGGTAACGGGCAAGGTGCAAAAGGATGATCGCAGCCACGCATTAACCGACATTCTGCACGACCCAATCAGCTTTCAAGTCGCCATGCGTCAGGCATTGATGTCTGGCGAACAGGCCTATAACACCCAATTTTTACGCTACTCGCGTCCAGATGACCTCAGCTTTCGTGTTGTCGGTGAAGAGACTATTCGTATTGCCGGCCAGTCAATCAACACTCTAGTCGTTGAGCAAACCAAACCGCGCCGTAAAAATGAGCTCAAGCGTATTTGGGTCTCGCCCGAGCATGATTACATAGCTCTGCGCTTTGCAACCTATAAAGAAGGCAAACTCGCAGAAGACTTTTACGTCACCAAGTTATGGATTAACGACAAGGCAGTCGACTTCGCATCCTGA